Proteins from one Ficedula albicollis isolate OC2 chromosome 3, FicAlb1.5, whole genome shotgun sequence genomic window:
- the IBTK gene encoding inhibitor of Bruton tyrosine kinase: protein MNSYMPECTSKCRSLQHALDVISVVTRGSEGQIKAFLSSYCYNAATIKDAFGRNVIHLASSCGKKGVLDWLAETKGVDLLAKDKESGWTALHRSIFYGYIDCVLSLLKHGVSLYVQDKEGLSALDLVMKDRPIHVVFKKTDPTEVYTWGNNINFTLGHGGQQGRHHPELVDLFPRNGVYIKQVVLCKFHSVFLSHKGQVYTCGHGQGGRLGHGDEQTCLVPRLVEGLTGHQCSQIAAAKDHTVVLTEDGYVYTFGLNTFHQLGILPPPSNCSVPRQVQAKNLKGRMVIGVAAGRFHTVLWTKEAVYTMGLNGGQLGYLLDPNGEKCVTAPRQVSALHHKDISVSLVSASDGATVCVSERGDIYLLADYQCKKIASKQLNLKKVLVSGGYLEYKVDTQHLTENGGQKTCVLALDEAGRVFCWKSSNNSMKQCRWVYGRQVFMSDVALNGNEIMFVTHDGEAFTGEWLEEGKKSSEKKELVSGIQHPSCDVSCEHDTASVYERIRLQKLTYVHRAVSIATDPSGSNFAVLQSDPKTSLYEIPSVSLSSFGMDFGKLLDETDEMDSIHDVTFQIGTRMYPVHKYILAVRSDFFRKLFVSSDSQLDTPDIYRKDEDAVGCDLYVIEKVHPDLFAYLLQFIYTDTCDLLTHGYKPKISYKEKSDEYQDTLISNLSKMSFDENVNGKSAFEIYRNNQVQVINEKQKSKSKKGKAGDEANLIKMLQSAAKKFGLSNLSGRLDGVRLENGKINVVNKKNGNKPKLNQKKCSYLCDVTLKSLDGKEFPCHKCVLCARLDYFHSMLSSSWIEATCSALEMPIHSDILQIIVDYLYTDEALAIKDSQNVEFICNVLVVADQLLISRLKEICEVAIAEKLTLKNAAELLEFSAMYNAEQLKLSCLQFIGLNMAALLEARTLDVLSDEVVKDLSDYYRKMIPAMVRRVITPYPDGPDISSFEPEDGENFVFLRDEMNTEQNSHSETMFKKAKTKAKKKPRKRSDSSGGYNLSDIIQSPASTGSVKLDKANSVESLPELLTSDSEGSYAGVSSPRDLQSPDFTKGFHPEKTEMKDKVCSHGMKASHPNKEMKSYKGASALTQSVPQSIPSARPNSASSPNWVATSFSPASPPAMDLRTIMEIEESMQKCGTTPKANSSRMVSHGIKLSQKQRKMIALAAKDSGSVASSPEPTTLVTAPPPPTKVAKLGNAWSSSLHSALPKSFRDLVMEEEKCMSVNNSPGTSIKRCRYKGSEDSSVQNTIRCNTRSNPGLEDHVLDSPQESHNPWSAASPASSPVIAPVMFSAIVEEERQQEAALIRSREKPLALIQIEECAIQDLLVHYEAFDNPEEFVTVERAPQGPIATPMWNKH, encoded by the exons ATGAATTCTTACATGCCAGAGTGCACTTCAAAGTGTCGATCTCTACAGCATGCTTTGGATGTTATTTCTGTCGTTACCAGAGGAAGTGAAGGTCAGATCAAGGCCTTTCTCTCTTCTTACTGCTACAATGCTGCAACTATCAAAGATGCCTTTGGTAGAAATGTTATACATCTTGCTTCGTCTTGTGGCAAAAAAGGCGTGCTGGACTGGTTGGCTGAGACCAAAGGAGTGGATCTCTTGGCAAAAGACAAAGAGTCTGGATGGACAGCTTTGCACAGAAGTATATTTTATGGATACATTGATTGTGTTTTGTCATTACTGAAG CATGGTGTTAGTCTATATGTTCAGGATAAAGAAGGCTTATCAGCCCTGGATCTTGTGATGAAAGATAGGCCTATCCATGTGGTGTTCAAGAAAACag ATCCCACAGAAGTCTACACCTGGGGAAACAATATAAATTTTACTTTGGGTCATGGTGGTCAGCAGGGTAGACATCATCCTGAGTTGGTGGATCTTTTTCCTCGGAATGGCGTGTATATTAAACAG GTGGTACTTTGCAAATTCCACTCTGTGTTCCTTTCCCACAAAGGCCAGGTGTATACATGTGGACATGGACAAGGAGGGCGCTTGGGTCATGGTGATGAGCAAACATGCTTG GTTCCAAGACTTGTGGAAGGCTTAACTGGTCATCAGTGCTCCCAAATAGCTGCAGCTAAGGATCATACTGTTGTTCTAACAGAAGATGGATATGTTTACACATTTGGTTTGAATACTTTCCATCAATTGGGtattcttcctcctccttctaATTGCAGTGTTCCTAGACAG GTTCAGGCAAAAAACCTGAAAGGTAGAATGGTGATTGGAGTGGCTGCAGGCAGATTCCATACTGTGCTATGGACTAAGGAAGCAGTGTATACCATGGGGCTGAATGGCGGCCAACTAG GTTATCTGCTGGATCctaatggagaaaaatgtgtAACTGCACCTCGCCAAGTCTCTGCTCTACACCATAAAGACATCTCTGTGTCCCTGGTCTCTGCAAGTGATGGTGCTACAGTATGTGTTTCTGAAAGAGGAGATATTTATTTACTTGCAGACTATCAGTGCAAAAAGATAGCTTCAAA ACAGCTGAACCTTAAAAAAGTTCTTGTCAGTGGGGGATATTTGGAATATAAAGTAGATACCCAGCATCTTACAGAAAATGGGGGTCAAAAGACTTGCGTTCTGGCACTGGATGAAGCTGGAAGG GTGTTTTGTTGGAAGTCATCTAACAACTCCATGAAACAGTGTCGTTGGGTGTATGGCCGGCAAGTCTTCATGTCTGATGTTGCATtgaatggaaatgaaataatgTTTGTCACACATGATGGTGAAGCCTTTACAGGGGAGTGgctggaagaagggaaaaaaagctcagaaaagaaAG aacttGTATCAGGCATTCAGCATCCTTCATGTGATGTGTCCTGTGAACATGATACAGCCAGTGTGTATGAAAGAATTCGACTTCAGAAGCTGACTTATGTCCACCGAGCTGTCAGTATTGCCACTGATCCTAGTGGCTCCAATTTTGCTGTATTACAGTCAGATCCTAAAACCAG TCTCTATGAAATTCCAAGTGTGTCACTATCAAGTTTTGGAATGGATTTTGGCAAACTGTTAGACGAAACAGATGAAATGGATAGCATCCATGATGTGACTTTTCAGATTGGCACAAGAATGTACCCCGTGCACAAATACATCTTGGCCGTACGCTCCGACTTCTTCAGGAAGCTCTTTGTTTCCAGTGACAGCCAGCTAGACACTCCAGACATCTACCGCAAAGATGAGGATGCTGTTGGATGTGATCTCTATGTGATTGAGAAAGTCCATCCAGATCTGTTTGCATACCTTCTGCAGTTCATATACACTGATACTTGTGATCTTTTGACTCATGGTTATAAGCCAAAAATCtcatataaagaaaaatcagatgaaTATCAAGATACTTTAATTTCTAATCTCAGCAAAATGAGCTTTGATGAAAATGTCAATGGAAAGTCTGCATTTGAGATTTATAGAAATAATCAAGTGCAAgttataaatgaaaaacaaaagagcaaatCTAAAAAGGGCAAAGCTGGTGATGAAGCTAACCTCATTAAAATGTTGCAAAGTGCAGCAAAGAAATTTGGGCTCAGCAATTTAAGTGGAAG GCTGGATGGAGTAAGGTTAGAAAACGGAAAAATTAATGTTGTTAACAAGAAGAATGGAAACAAACCAAAGTTAAATCAGAagaaatg TTCATACCTCTGCGATGTGACCCTGAAATCTTTAGATGGAAAGGAATTCCCATGTCATAAGTGTGTACTTTGTGCAAGACTTg ATTATTTTCACAGCATGTTAAGCAGCTCATGGATTGAG GCTACCTGTTCAGCTCTGGAAATGCCCATCCATTCTGACATACTACAGATAATTGTGGATTACTTGTATACAGATGAAGCTCTTGCCATAAAAG attCTCAAAATGTGGAATTCATATGTAATGTTCTTGTGGTAGCAGACCAGCTTCTTATATCCAGACTCAAAGAAATCTGTGAAGTAGCCATTGCAGAAAAAC ttACCTTAAAGAATGCTGCTGAGCTGTTGGAGTTCTCAGCAATGTACAATGCTGAACAGCTGAAATTGTCCTGCTTGCAGTTCATAGGACTCAATATGGCAGCTTTGCTTGAAGCAAG gacTCTGGATGTCTTAAGTGATGAAGTTGTGAAGGATCTTTCTGATTATTACAGGAAAATG ATTCCAGCTATGGTCAGGAGAGTAATTACTCCATATCCAGATGGACCTGACATAAGTTCTTTTGAGCCTGAAGATGGAGAGAACTTCGTCTTTTTAAGGGATGAAATGAACACAGAACAAAATTCTCA TTCTGAAACTATG ttcaaaaaagcaaaaactaagGCAAAAAAGAAGCCACGAAAACGGTCTGACAGCTCTGGAGGATATAATCTATCAGATATTATTCAGAGTCCTGCCTCTACAG GCTCAGTAAAATTGGATAAAGCTAACTCAGTAGAATCACTTCCAGAACTCTTAACATCTGACTCTGAAGGTAGTTATGCAGGAGTGAGTAGTCCCAGAGACTTGCAGTCCCCTGACTTCACAAAAGGATTTCATCCAGAAAAGACTGAG ATGAAGGACAAAGTATGCAGTCATGGTATGAAAGCCTCTCACCCTAATAAGGAGATGAAGTCATACAAGGGAGCATCAGCATTGACGCAGTCTGTTCCtcagtccattcccagtgccagaccCAACTCTGCAAGCTCTCCCAATTGGGTAGCAACCAGCTTCAG ccctgccagccctcctgctATGGATCTGAGAACCATCATGGAAATTGAAGAAAGTATGCAGAAGTGTGGAACCACGCCAAAGGCAAATTCAAG CAGAATGGTGTCTCATGGAATCAAGCTTTctcagaagcaaaggaaaatgatTGCCCTGGCAGCAAAAGATAGTGGATCAGTAGCTAGCAGCCCGGAGCCTACCACTCTAGTTACTGCACCACCTCCACCCACAAAGGTTGCAAAACTAGGCAATGCATG gtcaTCTTCATTACATTCTGCCTTGCCAAAGTCATTCCGTGATCTTGtgatggaagaagaaaagtgtATGAGTGTGAATAATTCACCTGGTACTAGTATTAAAAGATGTAGATATAAAGGATCTGAGGATTCATCAGTCCAAAACACCATAAG